In Scyliorhinus torazame isolate Kashiwa2021f chromosome 9, sScyTor2.1, whole genome shotgun sequence, a single window of DNA contains:
- the dab2 gene encoding disabled homolog 2 isoform X2 — MATMSEPPVEVNSPSPSQSETSPTKSSKKDKKRGSEKTEESLLARFKGDGVRYKAKIIGIDDVAEARGDKMCQDSMMKLKGIAIAARAQGQHKQRIWVTISLSGIKLIDEKTGVIEYEHTVNRISFIARDVTDNRAFGYVCGSEGQHQFFAIKTAQQAEALVVDLKDLFQLIYNLKKKEDAEHQPKGDGEPTENGSPLLNFDDQVSQIKNGIDQMQLFGDMSTPPDIHSPAANNGDYLLDLSSPEMDPLNTCAKRKPFPEETNASSLNFFPEPDPNPFQNDPFSELDQSAPSQSVDSVKPSNQRDGALLGDQSANGTQSGDHLDQLSSQVVASSKVDSNSWSLNGLLGQETTDSVGQPAPVPFAEITGVAPPAPNGLKLDVQSAANKQMDSLLMQTLDSVLLSPPPQSTKGGRGRRNLQLASDNFGSSPLVSATTLPPAQAAHGYPLDLFNAPSTRVSPGLSAPSQATPWGPAPVLSQPGSMPPRLILGPQPNVFGQPAAVWSQPAPFGATSAPSAWGQPTLAPPSVWGQPVPQVNPFGSNPFAPSLPIGLTLAGTSLSPPQPPPRPTPQEAAKPQSNAFTALDPLGDKDKKSVKELFKDFQIAKPPAIPARKDAPTAAPRQSAGASTPNPFDTMGDPFIVPPAPAVPAQQPPSDPFGDPFGNPFA, encoded by the exons ATGGCAACCATGTCTGAACCACCTGTTGAGGtcaacagtcccagtcccagccaaTCGGAGACTTCACCTACAAAGTCATCCAAGAAGGACAAAAAGCGAG GATCAGAAAAAACTGAAGAATCTTTATTGGCAAGATTTAAAGGTGATGGAGTTCGCTACAAAGCCAAGATCATTGGCATTGATGATGTGGCAGAAGCCAGAGGAGATAAAATGTGCCAGGATTCAATGATGAAACTTAAG GGCATAGCAATAGCTGCTCGAGCACAAGGACAACATAAGCAGAGGATTtgggtcaccatctctctctctggaatcAAGCTAATTGATGAGAAGACTGGA GTGATTGAGTATGAGCATACAGTCAACAGAATCTCCTTCATTGCTAGGGATGTCACAGATAACCGTGCATTTGGTTATGTCTGTGGTTCAGAAGGTCAACATCAGTTCTTTGCCATCAAGACTGCCCAGCAG GCTGAGGCACTAGTTGTGGATCTGAAGGATCTTTTTCAATTGATATACAACTTGAAGAAAAAAGAGGATGCTGAGCATCAGCCAAAA GGTGATGGTGAACCCACTGAG AATGGTAGTCCATTGCTGAATTTTGATGACCAGGTATCTCAAATTAAAAAT GGTATTGACCAGATGCAGCTGTTTGGCGATATGTCTACACCACCCGATATCCATAGCCCAGCG GCAAATAATGGCGATTACTTGCTGGATCTCTCCTCTCCTGAAATGGACCCCTTGAACACCTGTGCAAAACGCAAACCATTTCCTGAAGAGACCAATGCTTCCTCCCTCAACTTCTTTCCTGAACCTGATCCCAATCCTTTCCAGAATGATCCTTTTTCTGAACTTGACCAATCAGCACCTTCTCAATCAGTTGATTCTGTAAAACCTTCCAATCAGAGAGATGGAGCTCTTCTAGGTGACCAGTCGGCCAATGGTACCCAGAGTGGAGATCACCTTGACCAACTTTCTAGTCAGGTTGTCGCCAGCTCAAAAGTTGACTCTAATTCCTGGTCATTGAATGGATTACTAGGCCAGGAGACAACTGATTCTGTTGGCCAACCAGCACCTGTCCCTTTTGCTGAAATCACTGGTGTTGCACCACCAGCACCCAATGGGTTAAAACTAGACGTTCAAAGTGCTGCCAACAAGCAAATGGATTCTCTCCTGATGCAGACCCTTGACTCTGTTTTATTGTCCCCTCCACCACAAAGCACAAAAGGCGGACGAGGCAGGCGCAACCTTCAG TTGGCAAGTGATAACTTTGGATCCAGTCCACTTGTTTCAGCAACAACTCTGCCTCCAGCCCAAGCTGCTCATGGCTATCCTCTTGATCTATTCAATGCACCATCTACACGGGTCAGCCCAG GTTTATCTGCACCTTCGCAGGCTACACCATGGGGACCAGCTCCAGTACTCTCTCAACCTGGCTCCATGCCTCCAAGGCTAATACTTGGCCCACAACCTAATGTCTTTGGTCAGCCAGCTGCAGTCTGGAGCCAACCAGCACCATTTGGAGCCACATCCGCACCCTCTGCTTGGGGGCAACCAACTTTGGCACCGCCCAGCGTCTGGGGTCAGCCAGTTCCTCAGGTCAACCCTTTTGGATCCAATCCATTTGCACCATCCCTTCCTATTGGTCTGACCTTAGCTGGGACCTCGCTGTCCCCACCTCAACCACCGCCACGACCTACACCTCAGGAGGCAGCCAAGCCACAAAGCAATGCCTTTACCGCCCTGGACCCACTGGGAGACAAAGACAAGAAGAGTGTCAAGGAGCTGTTCAAAGACTTCCAGATTGCCAAGCCCCCAGCTATTCCTGCTCGGAAGG ATGCTCCAACAGCAGCACCTCGACAGAGTGCAGGTGCATCAACACCGAATCCATTTGACACTATGGGCGATCCATTTATCGTTCCCCCAGCACCA GCTGTTCCTGCTCAACAACCACCATCAGATCCTTTTGGCGATCCCTTCGGCAACCCATTTGCGTAA
- the dab2 gene encoding disabled homolog 2 isoform X3 has protein sequence MATMSEPPVEVNSPSPSQSETSPTKSSKKDKKRGSEKTEESLLARFKGDGVRYKAKIIGIDDVAEARGDKMCQDSMMKLKGIAIAARAQGQHKQRIWVTISLSGIKLIDEKTGVIEYEHTVNRISFIARDVTDNRAFGYVCGSEGQHQFFAIKTAQQAEALVVDLKDLFQLIYNLKKKEDAEHQPKGDGEPTENGSPLLNFDDQVSQIKNGIDQMQLFGDMSTPPDIHSPALASDNFGSSPLVSATTLPPAQAAHGYPLDLFNAPSTRVSPGLSAPSQATPWGPAPVLSQPGSMPPRLILGPQPNVFGQPAAVWSQPAPFGATSAPSAWGQPTLAPPSVWGQPVPQVNPFGSNPFAPSLPIGLTLAGTSLSPPQPPPRPTPQEAAKPQSNAFTALDPLGDKDKKSVKELFKDFQIAKPPAIPARKGEQSAVPGASGAFGQYFTSKVGVAQDTADHDDFDINQISSVVTNDAPTAAPRQSAGASTPNPFDTMGDPFIVPPAPAVPAQQPPSDPFGDPFGNPFA, from the exons ATGGCAACCATGTCTGAACCACCTGTTGAGGtcaacagtcccagtcccagccaaTCGGAGACTTCACCTACAAAGTCATCCAAGAAGGACAAAAAGCGAG GATCAGAAAAAACTGAAGAATCTTTATTGGCAAGATTTAAAGGTGATGGAGTTCGCTACAAAGCCAAGATCATTGGCATTGATGATGTGGCAGAAGCCAGAGGAGATAAAATGTGCCAGGATTCAATGATGAAACTTAAG GGCATAGCAATAGCTGCTCGAGCACAAGGACAACATAAGCAGAGGATTtgggtcaccatctctctctctggaatcAAGCTAATTGATGAGAAGACTGGA GTGATTGAGTATGAGCATACAGTCAACAGAATCTCCTTCATTGCTAGGGATGTCACAGATAACCGTGCATTTGGTTATGTCTGTGGTTCAGAAGGTCAACATCAGTTCTTTGCCATCAAGACTGCCCAGCAG GCTGAGGCACTAGTTGTGGATCTGAAGGATCTTTTTCAATTGATATACAACTTGAAGAAAAAAGAGGATGCTGAGCATCAGCCAAAA GGTGATGGTGAACCCACTGAG AATGGTAGTCCATTGCTGAATTTTGATGACCAGGTATCTCAAATTAAAAAT GGTATTGACCAGATGCAGCTGTTTGGCGATATGTCTACACCACCCGATATCCATAGCCCAGCG TTGGCAAGTGATAACTTTGGATCCAGTCCACTTGTTTCAGCAACAACTCTGCCTCCAGCCCAAGCTGCTCATGGCTATCCTCTTGATCTATTCAATGCACCATCTACACGGGTCAGCCCAG GTTTATCTGCACCTTCGCAGGCTACACCATGGGGACCAGCTCCAGTACTCTCTCAACCTGGCTCCATGCCTCCAAGGCTAATACTTGGCCCACAACCTAATGTCTTTGGTCAGCCAGCTGCAGTCTGGAGCCAACCAGCACCATTTGGAGCCACATCCGCACCCTCTGCTTGGGGGCAACCAACTTTGGCACCGCCCAGCGTCTGGGGTCAGCCAGTTCCTCAGGTCAACCCTTTTGGATCCAATCCATTTGCACCATCCCTTCCTATTGGTCTGACCTTAGCTGGGACCTCGCTGTCCCCACCTCAACCACCGCCACGACCTACACCTCAGGAGGCAGCCAAGCCACAAAGCAATGCCTTTACCGCCCTGGACCCACTGGGAGACAAAGACAAGAAGAGTGTCAAGGAGCTGTTCAAAGACTTCCAGATTGCCAAGCCCCCAGCTATTCCTGCTCGGAAGGGTGAGCAATCTGCAGTCCCTGGGGCCTCCGGAGCTTTTGGCCAGTATTTCACTAGTAAAGTGGGTGTTGCCCAGGACACTGCTGATCATGATGACTTTGacatcaatcaaatctcctctgtaGTGACGAATG ATGCTCCAACAGCAGCACCTCGACAGAGTGCAGGTGCATCAACACCGAATCCATTTGACACTATGGGCGATCCATTTATCGTTCCCCCAGCACCA GCTGTTCCTGCTCAACAACCACCATCAGATCCTTTTGGCGATCCCTTCGGCAACCCATTTGCGTAA
- the dab2 gene encoding disabled homolog 2 isoform X1, whose product MATMSEPPVEVNSPSPSQSETSPTKSSKKDKKRGSEKTEESLLARFKGDGVRYKAKIIGIDDVAEARGDKMCQDSMMKLKGIAIAARAQGQHKQRIWVTISLSGIKLIDEKTGVIEYEHTVNRISFIARDVTDNRAFGYVCGSEGQHQFFAIKTAQQAEALVVDLKDLFQLIYNLKKKEDAEHQPKGDGEPTENGSPLLNFDDQVSQIKNGIDQMQLFGDMSTPPDIHSPAANNGDYLLDLSSPEMDPLNTCAKRKPFPEETNASSLNFFPEPDPNPFQNDPFSELDQSAPSQSVDSVKPSNQRDGALLGDQSANGTQSGDHLDQLSSQVVASSKVDSNSWSLNGLLGQETTDSVGQPAPVPFAEITGVAPPAPNGLKLDVQSAANKQMDSLLMQTLDSVLLSPPPQSTKGGRGRRNLQLASDNFGSSPLVSATTLPPAQAAHGYPLDLFNAPSTRVSPGLSAPSQATPWGPAPVLSQPGSMPPRLILGPQPNVFGQPAAVWSQPAPFGATSAPSAWGQPTLAPPSVWGQPVPQVNPFGSNPFAPSLPIGLTLAGTSLSPPQPPPRPTPQEAAKPQSNAFTALDPLGDKDKKSVKELFKDFQIAKPPAIPARKGEQSAVPGASGAFGQYFTSKVGVAQDTADHDDFDINQISSVVTNDAPTAAPRQSAGASTPNPFDTMGDPFIVPPAPAVPAQQPPSDPFGDPFGNPFA is encoded by the exons ATGGCAACCATGTCTGAACCACCTGTTGAGGtcaacagtcccagtcccagccaaTCGGAGACTTCACCTACAAAGTCATCCAAGAAGGACAAAAAGCGAG GATCAGAAAAAACTGAAGAATCTTTATTGGCAAGATTTAAAGGTGATGGAGTTCGCTACAAAGCCAAGATCATTGGCATTGATGATGTGGCAGAAGCCAGAGGAGATAAAATGTGCCAGGATTCAATGATGAAACTTAAG GGCATAGCAATAGCTGCTCGAGCACAAGGACAACATAAGCAGAGGATTtgggtcaccatctctctctctggaatcAAGCTAATTGATGAGAAGACTGGA GTGATTGAGTATGAGCATACAGTCAACAGAATCTCCTTCATTGCTAGGGATGTCACAGATAACCGTGCATTTGGTTATGTCTGTGGTTCAGAAGGTCAACATCAGTTCTTTGCCATCAAGACTGCCCAGCAG GCTGAGGCACTAGTTGTGGATCTGAAGGATCTTTTTCAATTGATATACAACTTGAAGAAAAAAGAGGATGCTGAGCATCAGCCAAAA GGTGATGGTGAACCCACTGAG AATGGTAGTCCATTGCTGAATTTTGATGACCAGGTATCTCAAATTAAAAAT GGTATTGACCAGATGCAGCTGTTTGGCGATATGTCTACACCACCCGATATCCATAGCCCAGCG GCAAATAATGGCGATTACTTGCTGGATCTCTCCTCTCCTGAAATGGACCCCTTGAACACCTGTGCAAAACGCAAACCATTTCCTGAAGAGACCAATGCTTCCTCCCTCAACTTCTTTCCTGAACCTGATCCCAATCCTTTCCAGAATGATCCTTTTTCTGAACTTGACCAATCAGCACCTTCTCAATCAGTTGATTCTGTAAAACCTTCCAATCAGAGAGATGGAGCTCTTCTAGGTGACCAGTCGGCCAATGGTACCCAGAGTGGAGATCACCTTGACCAACTTTCTAGTCAGGTTGTCGCCAGCTCAAAAGTTGACTCTAATTCCTGGTCATTGAATGGATTACTAGGCCAGGAGACAACTGATTCTGTTGGCCAACCAGCACCTGTCCCTTTTGCTGAAATCACTGGTGTTGCACCACCAGCACCCAATGGGTTAAAACTAGACGTTCAAAGTGCTGCCAACAAGCAAATGGATTCTCTCCTGATGCAGACCCTTGACTCTGTTTTATTGTCCCCTCCACCACAAAGCACAAAAGGCGGACGAGGCAGGCGCAACCTTCAG TTGGCAAGTGATAACTTTGGATCCAGTCCACTTGTTTCAGCAACAACTCTGCCTCCAGCCCAAGCTGCTCATGGCTATCCTCTTGATCTATTCAATGCACCATCTACACGGGTCAGCCCAG GTTTATCTGCACCTTCGCAGGCTACACCATGGGGACCAGCTCCAGTACTCTCTCAACCTGGCTCCATGCCTCCAAGGCTAATACTTGGCCCACAACCTAATGTCTTTGGTCAGCCAGCTGCAGTCTGGAGCCAACCAGCACCATTTGGAGCCACATCCGCACCCTCTGCTTGGGGGCAACCAACTTTGGCACCGCCCAGCGTCTGGGGTCAGCCAGTTCCTCAGGTCAACCCTTTTGGATCCAATCCATTTGCACCATCCCTTCCTATTGGTCTGACCTTAGCTGGGACCTCGCTGTCCCCACCTCAACCACCGCCACGACCTACACCTCAGGAGGCAGCCAAGCCACAAAGCAATGCCTTTACCGCCCTGGACCCACTGGGAGACAAAGACAAGAAGAGTGTCAAGGAGCTGTTCAAAGACTTCCAGATTGCCAAGCCCCCAGCTATTCCTGCTCGGAAGGGTGAGCAATCTGCAGTCCCTGGGGCCTCCGGAGCTTTTGGCCAGTATTTCACTAGTAAAGTGGGTGTTGCCCAGGACACTGCTGATCATGATGACTTTGacatcaatcaaatctcctctgtaGTGACGAATG ATGCTCCAACAGCAGCACCTCGACAGAGTGCAGGTGCATCAACACCGAATCCATTTGACACTATGGGCGATCCATTTATCGTTCCCCCAGCACCA GCTGTTCCTGCTCAACAACCACCATCAGATCCTTTTGGCGATCCCTTCGGCAACCCATTTGCGTAA